One Triplophysa dalaica isolate WHDGS20190420 chromosome 11, ASM1584641v1, whole genome shotgun sequence genomic window carries:
- the LOC130431847 gene encoding serine protease HTRA2, mitochondrial-like gives MATSHVNRYFIKTMTRCLRDSSRQSHIMTVRTVGHFSKSYSEKHSDGDGPVNGQQLSLVSQRASGGSGRAARMALAFGLGLGSATALYALRDEDDREDALQRTVEVRHLLIDSLLPTVQCAAPFKPDSPRCKYNFIADVVEKSTSAVVYIEIVGRHPFSGREVPVSNGSGFIISSDGLIVTNAHVVANKRGVRVKLTNGETYNAIVQDVDQVADIATIKINVKHPLPTLRLGQSCDVRQGEFVVAMGNPFSLKNTITSGIVSSVQRGSKELGLSNSNMDYIQTDAAIDFGNSGGPLINLDGEVIGINTMKVTTGISFAIPSDRVRLFLDHAGEKQKSLSGESGSKRRYIGVMMLTLTTSIIEELKMRDMNFPDVTHGVLIHRVIIGSPANRAGMKPGDVIIEINGSKVKTSEEIYNAVRSSESLNVVVCRANDLLMLHMTPEYTE, from the exons ATGGCAACATCACACGTGAATCGCTATTTTATAAAGACAATGACAAGATGTCTTCGGGACAGCAGTCGTCAATCACATATCATGACTGTAAGGACTGTAGGACACTTTTCTAAATCCTATTCGGAAAAGCACAGTGATGGAGATGGACCCGTTAACGGGCAGCAGCTGAGTTTGGTGTCACAGCGGGCTTCAGGAGGCAGCGGTCGCGCCGCTCGTATGGCACTCGCTTTTGGTCTGGGACTCGGATCAGCAACAGCCTTGTATGCTTTAAGAGATGAGGATGATAGAGAAGATGCGCTACAGAGGACAGTGGAAGTCAGACATTTACTGATCGACAGCCTGCTTCCTACTGTCCAGTGTGCCGCCCCTTTCAAACCCGACAGCCCGCGGTGCAAATACAATTTCATTGCGGATGTGGTGGAGAAGTCAACTTCTGCTGTAGTGTACATTGAGATCGTGGGCAG ACACCCTTTCTCCGGCCGTGAGGTGCCCGTATCGAATGGTTCTGGCTTCATCATAAGCAGTGATGGCTTAATAGTGACCAATGCCCATGTGGTTGCCAACAAGCGTGGGGTCCGTGTTAAACTGACCAACGGAGAGACTTACAATGCCATAGTCCAGGATGTAGACCAGGTTGCTGACATTGCAACCATCAAAATCAATGTAAAG CATCCTCTACCAACCTTACGTCTTGGCCAGTCGTGTGATGTTCGTCAGGGTGAGTTTGTGGTTGCAATGGGGAACCCCTTTTCTCTAAAAAACACCATCACTTCTGGAATAGTCAGCTCCGTCCAGAGAGGCAGTAAAGAGCTGGGCCTGTCTAACTCCAACATGGACTACATCCAGACTGATGCTGCTATAGAT TTTGGAAATTCAGGAGGTCCTCTTATTAACCTG GATGGTGAGGTCATCGGCATTAATACTATGAAAGTGACTACTGGGATCTCCTTCGCAATTCCCTCAGATAGAGTTCGTCTCTTCCTTGATCATGCAGGAGAAAAACAGA AATCCTTGTCTGGAGAATCGGGATCAAAACGGCGCTATATTGGAGTGATGATGTTGACTCTCACCACCAG CATAATTGAAGAGTTGAAGATGCGTGACATGAACTTTCCAGATGTAACACATGGAGTTCTCATCCACCGTGTGATTATTGGTTCTCCGGCCAATAG GGCTGGAATGAAACCAGGGGATGTTATCATAGAGATAAATGGGTCAAAGGTGAAAACCTCAGAGGAGATCTATAATGCTGTGAGGTCAAGTGAGAGTTTAAACGTGGTGGTCTGCAGAGCTAATGACCTGCTAATGCTGCACATGACCCCTGAATACACAGAGTGA